A stretch of the Panicum virgatum strain AP13 chromosome 9N, P.virgatum_v5, whole genome shotgun sequence genome encodes the following:
- the LOC120687859 gene encoding XIAP-associated factor 1-like isoform X1, giving the protein MAAAGADTDPAAAAPAISTCAHCQREIPSSNIDLHSVHCARNLQKCQHCGEMVPRKLMDEHYDENHAPMNCTHCKETIERESWGLHKSEKCPQRMVACEYCEFELPAVDMGEHQDVCGNRTEYCQTCKKYIRLREWIGHEIQCHTNSNGSAETSSARTIPEREVRPPPPVRPARPAHGSQHKRLLFTIAVTGIAVMVGSILFQRDESF; this is encoded by the exons ATGGCAGCGGCCGGCGCCGACACCGATCCCGCCGCGGCTGCCCCCGCCATCTCCACCTGCGCGCACTG TCAGCGGGAGATCCCGTCTTCGAACATCGACTTGCATTCTGTACATTGCGCCCGTAACCTCCAAAAGTGCCAGCACTGCGGAGAAATGGTTCCGAGGAAGCTTATGGATGAACATTACGATGAAAATCATGCCCCG ATGAATTGCACCCATTGCAAAGAAACAATAGAGCGTGAAAGTTGGGGTCTTCATAAAAGTGAAAAGTGCCCACAGAGAATGGTTGCCTGTGAATATTGCGAGTTTGAACTGCCTGCAGTTGATATGGGTGAACATCAG GATGTATGTGGAAACCGAACAGAATATTGCCAAACATGCAAAAAATATATTAGACTACGTGAGTGGATAGGGCATGAAATACAGTGCCATACAAACTCAAATGGTTCTGCAGAAACATCGAG TGCCAGAACAATTCCAGAGAGGGAAGTACGACCTCCGCCACCAGTACGACCAGCACGTCCTGCTCATGGTTCACAACACAAGCGGCTCCTCTTCACAATTGCGGTCACTGGAATAGCTGTCATGGTCGGCTCAATACTGTTCCAAAGGGATGAGAGTTTCTAG
- the LOC120687859 gene encoding XIAP-associated factor 1-like isoform X2: MAAAGADTDPAAAAPAISTCAHCQREIPSSNIDLHSVHCARNLQKCQHCGEMVPRKLMDEHYDENHAPMNCTHCKETIERESWGLHKSEKCPQRMVACEYCEFELPAVDMGEHQDVCGNRTEYCQTCKKYIRLREWIGHEIQCHTNSNGSAETSRTIPEREVRPPPPVRPARPAHGSQHKRLLFTIAVTGIAVMVGSILFQRDESF; the protein is encoded by the exons ATGGCAGCGGCCGGCGCCGACACCGATCCCGCCGCGGCTGCCCCCGCCATCTCCACCTGCGCGCACTG TCAGCGGGAGATCCCGTCTTCGAACATCGACTTGCATTCTGTACATTGCGCCCGTAACCTCCAAAAGTGCCAGCACTGCGGAGAAATGGTTCCGAGGAAGCTTATGGATGAACATTACGATGAAAATCATGCCCCG ATGAATTGCACCCATTGCAAAGAAACAATAGAGCGTGAAAGTTGGGGTCTTCATAAAAGTGAAAAGTGCCCACAGAGAATGGTTGCCTGTGAATATTGCGAGTTTGAACTGCCTGCAGTTGATATGGGTGAACATCAG GATGTATGTGGAAACCGAACAGAATATTGCCAAACATGCAAAAAATATATTAGACTACGTGAGTGGATAGGGCATGAAATACAGTGCCATACAAACTCAAATGGTTCTGCAGAAACATCGAG AACAATTCCAGAGAGGGAAGTACGACCTCCGCCACCAGTACGACCAGCACGTCCTGCTCATGGTTCACAACACAAGCGGCTCCTCTTCACAATTGCGGTCACTGGAATAGCTGTCATGGTCGGCTCAATACTGTTCCAAAGGGATGAGAGTTTCTAG